DNA from Gemmatimonadota bacterium:
CCGGCGCGCGAACCGTAGCCCATCGCCCGCGCACCAGCGCGCGGGCGGGGCGCCGAGCGCGCCACGCGGAGCGTCGGCCCTACTCGAACATGGGGGGGCCTAACGTAGTGATGCCGTAGCAGGCGTCGATCGCCTGCAGCACGTCCATGGGAGGAATGCCCCCCTCGGGCGGGGTGGCCGCCGCCAATTCCACGAAGAAGTCCTGGAAGCCCGCCGGCGTCACCGCGATCAGGAGCGACGCGTCGCGATCGGTGAAGTTCTGGTAGCGATGCATGACGCCACGCTTGAGGAAGACCGTCCCCCCCGCACCCACCGTCTCGCGCACCCCGTCGATCTCGAAGACGAGTTCACCCGTCAGAACGTAGAAGGCTTCGTCCTCGCGCGAGTGCACGTGCAGCGGTGGCCCCGACATCGGGGGCGCCACCAGGTGGAAGAGAGCGAGTGCACCGTCCGTGTCGGCCGCCGACACCTTCACGAGCGTCTCCTCGCCGACCACGTTGAGCGGTGCAGCCGTGCGCCCTTCGTGTGCCGCGAGGGTGAAGGCGGTGGGTGTGGAGGTAGGGCTAACCGTCATCGTCGTGCTCCCGTCCGAGTGGATGTCCCCGCGACCTGCGCCTGCGCCGCGGTTATGAGGGACTGCATGCTCGTCACCGCCGCTTCTTCGGCATCCTTCGCCGACAGCAGCCCGCGGTCGCGCAGCATCTGCCAGAACGGGGCGCTGTAGATCGCGACGCACGCCCCCACGAGGCGATCCCCCTCCGCCTCGCTCATCGCATCCAGCAGCTCGGCCAAGCTGCGCCGGAACGCCGCACGCCCTTCAGCCGATCCGTGCACCGGATAGTCGGTGTTGGCCGCCGCCGCGATCGCCGAGCGTGTGAGCTCGGCGTACTGCTCAAACTGCCGAAAGGTGCGGCGCAGCGACGAGGTGATCTCCCGTTCGGTCTGCGGCCAGCGCGTCCCCGTCTCTTCGCGCAACCGTTCCCATAGCGCCGCCGTGAGGTCGCGTCGCGTGAGGAAGTGCCGATAGACGGTGCGCGCCGAGATCCCGGCGCGCTCGGCGACCGATTCGTGCGAGAACGTCTCACCGGGCGCTTCGCGCAGGAGCGCGAAGGCCGCGTCGAGGATCAGCGCGCGCGTGGTGGCGCGCTGACGTTCGGCTGCGGTGAGTACGGGGTCCCCCTGCATGTCAGTAAACTGACATCGACCTGGCGGTCTGTCAAGCGACGAACCACGCGCTTTCCACAGCGCCGCGTCATCAACGCCGCGCGTTCAGCGCCCCACGCTCACCCGCACCTTCATTCCGGGGGCCACCACCACGCGCGTGACGCTCACCACGCGCCCACCGGGCACCGTCAGCTGCACCGCCTTCACGCGCGTACCATCAACGAGGAGATCAGAGACACGACCGGGAAAGGCGGCCTGCCAGACGAGCGCCGGGCCCCGGTGATTGGTGAACTCGGACGCCGAACGTCCGTCGTGCCGGATGGTGACATCGTTGGCGCGCACGGGAAGGTGTCGCAGCTCCACCCAGCCGCTCTTCGGCGTGAGCTGTGACAGCGTCATCACGTGTCGGTTGGCGAAGTAGGGGAGCAGCGCCGAATCGCCTCCCGGGGGAACGGGATCGACGCTGACACCCATCAACCCCGTCACCACCGCCCCCACCACCGAGAAGCTCACCTCGGGATACTCTCGGCGTGCGCGATCGGCGCGCGTCAGGTCCATGATCTGGTCGTACGCGAGGTCTGACTCGCCGTGACGATAGAGGACCTCGGGATGATGCGACTGCTCCTCGATCGGAGCCGAGCGGGACGCCTGCAGCTGCCGCACCAATCCCAGCAACGCCCCGCGCGCCTGGGCACCGTCAGCCGCAACCGGCCAGTACAACGGCGCAGAGTTCCACTGCCCCGCCGCGCGATGCACGAGTCGGTGGTCGGTGGAGAGGAAGTCGTAGAACGTCTGCGACGTGCTGTCCCACCAGGTCGTGTTCACCAGCGTCTTCACCGCCTCGGCCCTCCCCAGCCACAGGCGTGTAGCGGCAAAGTCGCCGCGTGCCTCCTGGATCCTGGCGTAGGCGGCAAAGCCCGCGTACTGCGCCGCCAGCAGGTCGAGCCCCACCACGAAGTGG
Protein-coding regions in this window:
- a CDS encoding cupin domain-containing protein; this translates as MTVSPTSTPTAFTLAAHEGRTAAPLNVVGEETLVKVSAADTDGALALFHLVAPPMSGPPLHVHSREDEAFYVLTGELVFEIDGVRETVGAGGTVFLKRGVMHRYQNFTDRDASLLIAVTPAGFQDFFVELAAATPPEGGIPPMDVLQAIDACYGITTLGPPMFE
- a CDS encoding TetR/AcrR family transcriptional regulator: MQGDPVLTAAERQRATTRALILDAAFALLREAPGETFSHESVAERAGISARTVYRHFLTRRDLTAALWERLREETGTRWPQTEREITSSLRRTFRQFEQYAELTRSAIAAAANTDYPVHGSAEGRAAFRRSLAELLDAMSEAEGDRLVGACVAIYSAPFWQMLRDRGLLSAKDAEEAAVTSMQSLITAAQAQVAGTSTRTGARR